In Penicillium psychrofluorescens genome assembly, chromosome: 5, a single window of DNA contains:
- a CDS encoding uncharacterized protein (ID:PFLUO_008163-T1.cds;~source:funannotate) — MFTLRTKFESRLQGKLLVNLITVVCSIGFSLFGYDQGVMANLIGANNQFGKTFNHPDAGLQGTIVAIYELTAFIGSIAVIFVGDWLGRRRTLNWGIYMQLLGVIIQCSSYSVAQLIVGRCITGIGIGMLTAGVPVYQAECCPAHDRGRNACIFNWICICGVTSSYWIGYGSSFLSNEAQWRFPVAFQATFSAAILFLIHILPESPRWLVHHGFNDEARRVIARLVGKNVELNDSRVQNLCEEIQVAVATEKEGGNMSIRGMFSGGNLQNGRRMLLCLAAGLGCQMSGINLITQYAPIIFQNSIGMSRSVSQLVAGFNSLEYMLATIPPIFYIEKVGRRKVLLWGAFGQSMTMMVLAITVHNGSYAAGIVGAAMLFLFNTIFAQGWLTCPWLYASEICTLQLRARGAAMASAGFWIINFAVVEFTPSAIDNIGWQTYIIFTVFNAVFIPLVYFFFPETTDLQLEDVDYLFELKGLTAGARGQARERIQMRHDEENARRRGEIDIGTEKGVVEHHENATDGSDSISNDSQVES; from the coding sequence ATGTTTACTCTCAGGACTAAATTTGAGAGCCGTCTGCAGGGCAAGCTCCTGGTGAACCTCATCACTGTGGTCTGCTCCATTggcttctctctctttggCTACGACCAGGGCGTGATGGCCAACCTGATAGGTGCCAACAACCAATTTGGCAAGACCTTCAACCACCCAGACGCCGGCCTGCAGGGCACAATCGTGGCCATATACGAGCTGACGGCGTTTATCGGCAGCATCGCCGTCATCTTCGTGGGCGACTGGCTCGGCCGGCGAAGGACTCTCAACTGGGGCATCTACATGCAGCTCCTCGGCGTCATCATCCAATGCTCATCCTACTCCGTGGCCCAGCTCATCGTCGGGCGCTGCATCACAGGCATTGGAATCGGTATGCTTACGGCGGGCGTGCCGGTCTACCAGGCCGAGTGCTGTCCGGCCCATGATCGCGGACGGAATGCCTGCATCTTCAACTGGATCTGCATCTGCGGCGTCACTTCGTCCTATTGGATCGGTTACGGGTCGTCCTTTCTCTCGAACGAGGCGCAGTGGCGTTTTCCGGTTGCGTTCCAGGCCACCTTCAGCGCTGCAATCCTCTTCTTGATTCACATCTTGCCAGAGAGCCCCCGGTGGCTGGTTCATCACGGGTTCAATGATGAGGCGAGGCGTGTCATCGCGCGACTCGTCGGCAAGAACGTGGAACTCAATGATTCCAGGGTACAGAATCTGTGCGAGGAGATCCAAGTCGCCGTGGCCACGGAAAAGGAGGGCGGCAACATGAGCATCAGAGGGATGTTCTCGGGCGGAAACCTTCAGAACGGCCGGCGGATGCTACTCTGTTTGGCGGCGGGGCTCGGCTGCCAGATGAGCGGTATCAACCTGATTACGCAGTACGcgcccatcatcttccagaacTCGATCGGTATGAGCCGCTCTGTATCTCAGCTCGTCGCCGGCTTCAACTCGCTGGAATACATGCTGGCAACGATCCCGCCCATCTTCTACATCGAGAAGGTTGGACGACGGAAGGTGCTCTTGTGGGGAGCATTCGGGCAGTCTATGACCATGATGGTGCTTGCTATCACTGTACACAACGGCAGCTATGCGGCCGGTatcgtcggcgccgccatgCTCTTCCTTTTCAACACCATCTTTGCCCAAGGCTGGCTGACCTGCCCGTGGCTTTACGCCTCGGAGATCTGCACGCTCCAGCTGCGAGCGCGCGGCGCAGCGATGGCGTCGGCCGGCTTCTGGATCATCAACTTCGCCGTGGTGGAGTTCACGCCATCGGCCATCGACAATATTGGATGGCAGACGtacatcatcttcaccgtcTTCAACGCCGTGTTCATCCCGCTCgtctatttcttcttcccagaGACGACGgacctgcagctcgaggacgTCGACTATCTCTTCGAGCTCAAGGGTTTGACTGCCGGGGCCCGCGGCCAGGCTAGGGAGCGTATCCAGATGCGGcacgacgaagagaatgCGCGGCGAAGGGGAGAGATCGATATCGGGACAGAGAAGGGCGTGGTTGAGCATCATGAGAACGCTACGGACGGAAGCGATTCCATCTCGAATGATTCGCAGGTCGAAAGTTAG